Proteins encoded within one genomic window of Camelina sativa cultivar DH55 chromosome 19, Cs, whole genome shotgun sequence:
- the LOC104766413 gene encoding phosphatidylinositol/phosphatidylcholine transfer protein SFH9-like isoform X2: MPALGEILLVPETDKGKSEDVVEVSEDEKITRTRSRSLKKKAIKASSKLTHSLRKRGKRVADQYAPIVIEDVRDEEEEKAVNVFRIALVSLDLLPSRHDDYHTMLRFLKARRFDIDKAVQMWEEMLKWRKENGVDTIMQDFVYDEYEEVQQYYPHGYHGVDREGRPVYIERLGKIDPGKLMKVTTLERFLRYHVQGFEKTFSEKFPACSIAAKRHINSSTTIIDVHGVSWMSFRKLAQDLVMRMQKIDGDNYPETLNQMYIINAGSGFKLIWNTVKGFLDPKTTSKIHVLGNKFRSHLLEIIDPSELPEFLGGSCLCVNEGGCMRFNKGPWNDPEIMKLVRSRDAMYKTKEQGLLENGEVAKLFALRDKRAQLSNQAEAVGVGRMEESDSTDQLPSNLTVESNSLQKVASLLARFILQLLGSLCLMFRILGRLVNKQPENQLRPEVRVSVPQQHVPPPQVQGRESVHPCWLRLQNLETMVTVLCDKPSSIPQEKEDILRDSLDRIKSIEQDLQKTKKALFLTASKQIELAECLENLKESSSTGMRSCWPRHCRNFQAEN, encoded by the exons ATGCCAG ctTTAGGTGAGATACTTTTGGTTCCAGAAACTGATAAAGGAAAGAGTGAAGACGTTGTTGAGGTTTCAGAGGATGAGAAGATCACAAGAACTCGTTCTAGATctttgaagaagaaagcaatCAAAGCTTCGAGTAAATTGACACATAGTTTAAGGAAAAGAGGGAAGCGTGTTGCTGATCAGTATGCACCTATTGTGATTGAGGATGTGagggatgaagaagaggagaaagcagTTAATGTGTTTAGAATAGCTTTGGTTTCTCTTGATTTGCTTCCATCTCGTCACGATGATTACCATACAATGTTGAG ATTCTTGAAGGCGAGGAGATTTGATATTGATAAAGCTGTTCAGATGTGGGAAGAAATGCTAAAGTGGAGGAAAGAGAATGGAGTTGATACTATAATGCAG GATTTTGTTTATGATGAGTACGAAGAAGTACAACAGTACTATCCACATGGTTACCATGGTGTAGATAGAGAAGGCCGGCCTGTCTACATTGAACGGCTTGGTAAAATTGACCCCGGAAAGCTAATGAAGGTTACCACATTGGAGCGTTTCTTGAGATATCATGTACAGGGTTTTGAAAAGACTTTTTCTGAGAAGTTTCCAGCCTGCTCGATCGCAGCAAAGAGGCACATAAATTCTTCCACAACCATAATAGATGTGCATGGAGTG AGCTGGATGAGCTTTAGAAAATTAGCTCAGGACCTTGTAATGCGAATGCAGAAAATTGATGGTGACAACTATCCTGAG ACATTGAATCAGATGTACATTATTAATGCTGGAAGCGGATTCAAGCTTATATGGAACACAGTGAAAGGCTTTCTCGACCCTAAAACTACTTCTAAGATACAT GTTTTGGGAAACAAATTTCGCAGTCACCTTCTTGAGATTATAGATCCAAG TGAGCTTCCCGAGTTTCTGGGAGGAAGTTGTTTGTGTGTAAATGAGGGTGGGTGTATGCGATTCAACAAGGGGCCTTGGAATGACCCGGAGATAATGAAA TTGGTGCGTTCGAGAGATGCAatgtacaaaacaaaagaacaagggCTCTTGGAGAATGGAGAAGTAGCTAAATTATTTGCTTTGCGG GACAAACGTGCTCAGTTGAGCAATCAAGCTGAAGCAGTTGGTGTTGGGAGAATGGAAGAGTCTGATTCAACAG ATCAATTACCCAGTAATCTGACAGTAGAAAGTAACTCTCTTCAGAAGGTTGCAAGTTTGTTGGCTCGTTTTATCCTCCAACTTCTTGGCAGTCTATGTCTCATGTTCCGGATTTTGGGACGACTTGTAAATAAGCAACCAGAGAACCAATTGAGACCGGAGGTAAGGGTTTCGGTCCCGCAGCAACATGTTCCTCCTCCTCAGGTGCAAGGAAGAGAGTCTGTTCATCCATGTTGGCTGAGGTTGCAAAATCTGGAGACCATGGTCACAGTTTTGTGTGATAAACCCTCAAGCATTCCTCAGGAGAAAGAAGATATACTTCGTGATTCATTAGACCGCATCAAATCCATTGAGCAAGATTTACAGAAGACAAAAAAG GCACTCTTTTTGACCGCTTCAAAACAAATTGAACTCGCTGAGTGTTTGGAAAACTTGAAAGAGAGCAGCTCAACG GGAATGCGTTCGTGCTGGCCAAGACATTGCAGAAACTTCCAAGCTGAAAACTGA
- the LOC104766413 gene encoding phosphatidylinositol/phosphatidylcholine transfer protein SFH9-like isoform X1 translates to MPALGEILLVPETDKGKSEDVVEVSEDEKITRTRSRSLKKKAIKASSKLTHSLRKRGKRVADQYAPIVIEDVRDEEEEKAVNVFRIALVSLDLLPSRHDDYHTMLRFLKARRFDIDKAVQMWEEMLKWRKENGVDTIMQDFVYDEYEEVQQYYPHGYHGVDREGRPVYIERLGKIDPGKLMKVTTLERFLRYHVQGFEKTFSEKFPACSIAAKRHINSSTTIIDVHGVSWMSFRKLAQDLVMRMQKIDGDNYPETLNQMYIINAGSGFKLIWNTVKGFLDPKTTSKIHVLGNKFRSHLLEIIDPSELPEFLGGSCLCVNEGGCMRFNKGPWNDPEIMKLVRSRDAMYKTKEQGLLENGEVAKLFALRHHVNTEISSPDGGQARERESHSEHDKRAQLSNQAEAVGVGRMEESDSTDQLPSNLTVESNSLQKVASLLARFILQLLGSLCLMFRILGRLVNKQPENQLRPEVRVSVPQQHVPPPQVQGRESVHPCWLRLQNLETMVTVLCDKPSSIPQEKEDILRDSLDRIKSIEQDLQKTKKALFLTASKQIELAECLENLKESSSTGMRSCWPRHCRNFQAEN, encoded by the exons ATGCCAG ctTTAGGTGAGATACTTTTGGTTCCAGAAACTGATAAAGGAAAGAGTGAAGACGTTGTTGAGGTTTCAGAGGATGAGAAGATCACAAGAACTCGTTCTAGATctttgaagaagaaagcaatCAAAGCTTCGAGTAAATTGACACATAGTTTAAGGAAAAGAGGGAAGCGTGTTGCTGATCAGTATGCACCTATTGTGATTGAGGATGTGagggatgaagaagaggagaaagcagTTAATGTGTTTAGAATAGCTTTGGTTTCTCTTGATTTGCTTCCATCTCGTCACGATGATTACCATACAATGTTGAG ATTCTTGAAGGCGAGGAGATTTGATATTGATAAAGCTGTTCAGATGTGGGAAGAAATGCTAAAGTGGAGGAAAGAGAATGGAGTTGATACTATAATGCAG GATTTTGTTTATGATGAGTACGAAGAAGTACAACAGTACTATCCACATGGTTACCATGGTGTAGATAGAGAAGGCCGGCCTGTCTACATTGAACGGCTTGGTAAAATTGACCCCGGAAAGCTAATGAAGGTTACCACATTGGAGCGTTTCTTGAGATATCATGTACAGGGTTTTGAAAAGACTTTTTCTGAGAAGTTTCCAGCCTGCTCGATCGCAGCAAAGAGGCACATAAATTCTTCCACAACCATAATAGATGTGCATGGAGTG AGCTGGATGAGCTTTAGAAAATTAGCTCAGGACCTTGTAATGCGAATGCAGAAAATTGATGGTGACAACTATCCTGAG ACATTGAATCAGATGTACATTATTAATGCTGGAAGCGGATTCAAGCTTATATGGAACACAGTGAAAGGCTTTCTCGACCCTAAAACTACTTCTAAGATACAT GTTTTGGGAAACAAATTTCGCAGTCACCTTCTTGAGATTATAGATCCAAG TGAGCTTCCCGAGTTTCTGGGAGGAAGTTGTTTGTGTGTAAATGAGGGTGGGTGTATGCGATTCAACAAGGGGCCTTGGAATGACCCGGAGATAATGAAA TTGGTGCGTTCGAGAGATGCAatgtacaaaacaaaagaacaagggCTCTTGGAGAATGGAGAAGTAGCTAAATTATTTGCTTTGCGG CACCATGTAAACACAGAAATATCGTCACCTGATGGAGGTCAAGCTAGGGAGAGAGAATCGCATTCTGAACAT GACAAACGTGCTCAGTTGAGCAATCAAGCTGAAGCAGTTGGTGTTGGGAGAATGGAAGAGTCTGATTCAACAG ATCAATTACCCAGTAATCTGACAGTAGAAAGTAACTCTCTTCAGAAGGTTGCAAGTTTGTTGGCTCGTTTTATCCTCCAACTTCTTGGCAGTCTATGTCTCATGTTCCGGATTTTGGGACGACTTGTAAATAAGCAACCAGAGAACCAATTGAGACCGGAGGTAAGGGTTTCGGTCCCGCAGCAACATGTTCCTCCTCCTCAGGTGCAAGGAAGAGAGTCTGTTCATCCATGTTGGCTGAGGTTGCAAAATCTGGAGACCATGGTCACAGTTTTGTGTGATAAACCCTCAAGCATTCCTCAGGAGAAAGAAGATATACTTCGTGATTCATTAGACCGCATCAAATCCATTGAGCAAGATTTACAGAAGACAAAAAAG GCACTCTTTTTGACCGCTTCAAAACAAATTGAACTCGCTGAGTGTTTGGAAAACTTGAAAGAGAGCAGCTCAACG GGAATGCGTTCGTGCTGGCCAAGACATTGCAGAAACTTCCAAGCTGAAAACTGA
- the LOC104766414 gene encoding trihelix transcription factor ASIL2-like translates to MATPSPTSSPPSDSNPNSAATPPHQIQQQPSPPQPTDPSSPPPSHSTVIALAATTSSVARKTQPVLWTHDETLLLIESFKEKWDAIGRGPLKSNHWEEIAVAVSARSGVDRSATQCRHKIEKLRKRFRSERQSMGPISIWPFYNQMEEMDSNPAPISARPLTRLPPNSNNNYQDDEEEDQEEEEEDERQSKSRSINYILRRPGTVNRFAGVGGGLLSWGQRERSSKRKRNKDGGDGGERRRKGARAVAAEIRAFAERVMVMEKKKMEFAKETVRLRKEMEIRRINLIQTSQAQLLQFLNSSFDSSF, encoded by the coding sequence ATGGCGACGCCTTCGCCGACCTCCTCTCCTCCCTCTGATTCAAACCCTAATTCCGCCGCAACTCCGCCGCATCAGATACAACAACAACCCTCTCCTCCACAACCCACGGATCCATCCTCTCCTCCACCATCGCATAGCACCGTCATAGCTTTAGCCGCTACAACCTCCTCCGTCGCCAGAAAAACCCAACCTGTGCTCTGGACTCACGACGAGACTCTCCTCCTAATCGAATCCTTCAAAGAGAAATGGGACGCAATTGGCCGTGGTCCTCTCAAATCAAACCACTGGGAAGAGATCGCCGTCGCCGTCTCAGCTCGCTCCGGCGTTGACCGGTCAGCTACTCAGTGTAGGCATAAGATTGAGAAGTTGCGTAAAAGATTCCGATCAGAGAGACAGAGTATGGGACCTATCTCGATTTGGCCTTTCTATAATCAAATGGAGGAAATGGATTCGAACCCTGCTCCCATCTCAGCTCGTCCTCTCACACGACTACCTCCGAATTCGAATAATAACTAccaagacgatgaagaagaagatcaagaagaagaggaagaagatgagagacaGAGCAAATCGAGGAGTATTAATTACATACTGAGAAGACCTGGTACGGTTAATAGATTTGCTGGAGTTGGTGGAGGACTCTTGTCATGGGGACAAAGAGAGAGATCGTccaagaggaagaggaacaaAGATGGAGGTGATGGTGGTGAGAGGCGGAGGAAAGGAGCGAGAGCTGTGGCAGCGGAGATTAGAGCGTTTGCTGAGAGAGTTATggtaatggagaagaagaagatggagtttGCTAAAGAGACAGTGAGGCTTCGTAAAGAGATGGAGATTAGAAGGATTAATTTGATTCAGACTTCTCAAGCTCAGCTTCTTCAGTTTCTCAACTCttcctttgattcttctttctaa